A single region of the Pontibacter kalidii genome encodes:
- a CDS encoding LLM class flavin-dependent oxidoreductase translates to MGNRKKLKLAAAIDGTGWNYSSWRHPDMPADAGENIDFYIQQAKLVEDAKFETLFLFDVSHVGPGNIPHYLSMFEGVSIMSAIAMKTERIGLSLTASTSYTDPYNIARQVLSMDKISKGRASLNAITSNPGGMVNFSRGHLGKADQYPMHKEFLEILLGLWDTYEDDAFPRDKESGVFLNPRKMHTVNYRGKYFSVDGPLNLSRSVQGRPVLYMAGSSPTFIDIATSYTDGAFIHGSTLEETLFTAKALKAKLDEKGRRPENYVLTTSQNPIVGRTDAEAYEKYKEIISLGPYSHIPVPLFMGSAERVANEIQKWYESGAMDMFMIRQDHPHGLRDFIELVVPILQERGIFRTEYEADTLRGHLELPRPDFRKI, encoded by the coding sequence ATGGGAAACAGAAAAAAATTAAAGCTGGCAGCAGCTATTGACGGGACAGGCTGGAACTATTCTTCTTGGCGACATCCAGATATGCCAGCAGACGCAGGCGAAAACATCGATTTCTATATTCAACAAGCAAAGCTAGTGGAGGATGCAAAATTTGAAACCCTGTTTTTGTTTGACGTTAGCCATGTAGGCCCGGGAAATATCCCCCATTACCTGAGTATGTTTGAGGGGGTATCCATCATGTCGGCCATTGCCATGAAGACGGAACGCATCGGGCTTTCCCTGACCGCCTCCACCTCCTACACGGACCCCTACAACATTGCCCGCCAAGTGTTGTCCATGGACAAGATAAGCAAGGGGAGAGCCTCACTGAACGCCATTACCTCCAATCCGGGCGGCATGGTGAACTTCAGTCGCGGACATCTGGGCAAGGCGGACCAATATCCGATGCATAAGGAGTTTCTCGAAATTCTTTTGGGCCTCTGGGATACCTATGAGGATGACGCTTTTCCCCGTGATAAAGAGAGTGGCGTCTTTCTGAACCCCCGCAAGATGCATACGGTTAATTACCGGGGAAAGTACTTTTCCGTGGATGGCCCGTTGAATCTAAGCCGCTCGGTGCAGGGTAGGCCAGTACTTTACATGGCCGGAAGCTCTCCCACATTTATTGACATAGCCACCTCTTACACAGACGGCGCATTCATCCATGGCAGTACATTGGAGGAAACCTTATTCACCGCGAAAGCGCTGAAAGCGAAGCTGGATGAAAAAGGGAGAAGGCCGGAAAATTACGTGCTTACTACTTCCCAAAATCCAATAGTGGGACGAACCGATGCCGAAGCTTATGAGAAGTATAAGGAAATTATATCCCTTGGCCCGTACTCGCATATCCCTGTACCCTTATTTATGGGTTCAGCAGAGAGAGTCGCCAATGAGATACAGAAGTGGTATGAGTCTGGCGCGATGGATATGTTCATGATCAGGCAGGATCATCCCCATGGCTTGCGAGATTTCATTGAGCTGGTTGTGCCTATTTTGCAGGAGCGCGGCATATTCCGCACCGAGTACGAAGCAGATACTTTAAGAGGCCATTTGGAGTTGCCCAGACCGGATTTCAGAAAGATCTAA
- a CDS encoding NADPH-dependent F420 reductase, whose product MKIGIIGTGAIGCILAKKLSAAGHQVKVTNTRDMATLREIATNLGAEAATLENVVQDVDAIIFSIPFKAYKDLPKNLLQDVPHEVIIMDTSNYYPMRDGELPVLEGKTESEYISETLGRPVLKVFNNILEYTLKYKGKAAGEEGRIAISIAGDNEAHKKVAAELVDKTGFDTVDGGSLSESWRQEPGTPAYCTELNAAELKQALAAAEKGKAPAVRDFVMDKLIHSKPFPSHEEMVATNRSAAAGNLK is encoded by the coding sequence ATGAAAATAGGAATCATAGGAACAGGTGCTATTGGATGCATCCTTGCCAAGAAACTCTCTGCTGCAGGGCATCAGGTAAAGGTTACCAACACCCGAGATATGGCCACGCTTAGAGAAATAGCTACCAATTTAGGTGCCGAGGCGGCCACACTTGAAAATGTGGTACAAGATGTGGATGCCATCATTTTCTCCATCCCTTTCAAAGCCTATAAAGACCTGCCGAAGAATTTACTGCAGGATGTACCTCATGAGGTCATCATCATGGATACTTCCAATTATTACCCCATGCGGGATGGCGAACTTCCTGTCTTGGAAGGCAAGACGGAAAGTGAATATATCTCTGAAACGCTGGGAAGGCCCGTTCTCAAGGTATTTAACAATATTTTGGAATACACCCTGAAGTATAAAGGTAAAGCTGCCGGAGAGGAAGGAAGAATAGCTATATCGATAGCTGGTGATAACGAGGCACATAAGAAAGTAGCCGCTGAACTGGTGGACAAGACCGGCTTTGACACAGTGGATGGTGGAAGCCTTTCCGAATCATGGAGACAGGAACCGGGTACCCCCGCTTATTGCACTGAGTTGAATGCAGCAGAACTGAAACAAGCGCTTGCTGCAGCTGAAAAGGGAAAAGCCCCTGCAGTACGGGATTTTGTAATGGACAAACTTATTCATTCAAAGCCCTTTCCTTCTCACGAAGAAATGGTTGCTACGAATCGTTCAGCTGCCGCTGGGAATCTAAAGTAG
- a CDS encoding Crp/Fnr family transcriptional regulator, with product MHQLYFQKFNEKVRLTEEEQDRIATYLTYKKLRRKQYLLQEGDVCKFIAFVEKGALRAYSVDDTSAEHIIQFGLEGWTISDLFSFLTGEPATYNIDAIEDSELVLISKAAHEELLQTMPKYETFTRLNITGAYLAMQRRLTSIIGSSVEERYQDFISLYPHIAQRVPQHMIASYMGLTPETLSRIRKRISSNK from the coding sequence ATGCACCAACTATACTTCCAGAAGTTTAATGAGAAAGTCCGGCTGACAGAAGAGGAGCAGGACCGTATCGCTACATACCTTACCTATAAGAAGCTCCGCCGGAAGCAATACCTCCTGCAGGAGGGGGATGTCTGTAAGTTTATTGCCTTTGTGGAGAAGGGGGCTCTAAGGGCTTATTCTGTGGACGATACCAGCGCGGAGCATATCATCCAGTTCGGGCTGGAAGGGTGGACCATCTCTGATCTGTTCAGTTTCCTGACAGGAGAGCCTGCCACGTATAACATCGACGCCATAGAAGACTCCGAGCTGGTGCTTATCAGCAAAGCGGCGCACGAGGAACTGCTGCAGACCATGCCCAAGTATGAAACCTTCACCAGGCTGAACATCACAGGTGCATACCTGGCCATGCAGCGGAGGCTCACCTCCATCATTGGCTCGTCAGTGGAGGAGCGCTACCAGGATTTCATCTCCCTTTATCCGCATATCGCGCAGCGCGTGCCCCAACACATGATCGCCTCCTACATGGGCCTCACCCCCGAAACGCTAAGCCGCATCCGAAAAAGGATTTCCTCCAACAAATAA
- the rnk gene encoding nucleoside diphosphate kinase regulator gives MNNTPKQMTHTIYLTEKDYERLHSLVQVHRLENNRLAVEALGRGLKRAKVVPSEEIPEDVVTMNSLIRLKEMSSLTEMELSVVYPKDADLNQRKISVLAPVGTAILGCRVGDEVEWPTPKGARTYKVMDIIYQPEAAGDVYL, from the coding sequence ATGAACAATACTCCAAAGCAGATGACGCATACTATTTATTTAACAGAGAAGGACTACGAGCGTTTGCACTCGCTGGTGCAGGTTCATCGTCTGGAAAATAACCGGCTCGCTGTTGAGGCCTTAGGCAGGGGGCTAAAGAGGGCGAAGGTAGTGCCCTCAGAAGAGATCCCCGAGGATGTGGTCACCATGAACTCGCTCATACGACTTAAGGAAATGAGCAGCCTGACAGAAATGGAGCTGTCTGTCGTATACCCCAAGGATGCCGATTTAAACCAGCGGAAAATATCCGTACTGGCTCCTGTTGGCACGGCCATACTTGGCTGCAGAGTTGGCGATGAAGTAGAGTGGCCTACCCCAAAAGGTGCCCGAACTTACAAAGTGATGGATATTATTTATCAGCCAGAAGCGGCTGGTGACGTTTACCTTTAA
- a CDS encoding YceI family protein — protein sequence MKRLSIIFFAFLSLSAFTTLSSVWTNDDAHSQLGFTVSHLGIADISGNFNDFDVTITSTKPDFSDAVVEMTAKTASIDTRVEDRDTHLKSADFFDVEKYPTMTFKSTAVKKAGKDNYKLTGNLTLNGVTKPVTMNMVYKGTVENPMSKKQTAGFQVTGTIKRSDFNLGSGFPAPMVSDEVRIKADGEFIQ from the coding sequence ATGAAAAGATTATCCATTATTTTTTTCGCTTTCCTGTCTCTTTCGGCCTTTACTACACTCAGCAGTGTATGGACGAACGATGATGCGCATTCGCAGTTAGGCTTCACGGTTTCACACCTGGGCATTGCGGACATATCCGGTAATTTTAACGACTTTGATGTAACCATCACCTCCACCAAGCCCGATTTCAGTGATGCCGTAGTGGAGATGACTGCGAAAACAGCCTCTATCGATACCCGAGTGGAAGACAGGGACACCCATCTGAAGAGCGCAGACTTCTTTGATGTAGAGAAGTATCCGACCATGACGTTTAAAAGCACTGCAGTTAAAAAAGCGGGTAAAGACAACTACAAGCTCACTGGCAACCTGACCCTAAACGGGGTGACTAAGCCGGTTACCATGAACATGGTGTACAAAGGCACGGTAGAGAACCCAATGAGCAAGAAGCAGACGGCAGGCTTCCAAGTAACGGGCACCATCAAGCGTTCTGACTTTAACCTGGGCAGCGGCTTCCCGGCTCCCATGGTAAGCGATGAAGTACGCATCAAAGCGGACGGCGAGTTTATCCAGTAA
- a CDS encoding NAD(P)-dependent oxidoreductase, whose translation MRVALIGASGFVGTAILKELVQRGHQVTAIVRNPEKVVEAEHVTALKADALNADEVAEAVKGNEAVVSAYNAGWSNPDLYNDFMKGSQAIQRGVKKAGLKRLLVVGGAGSLFISEGVQLVDTPQFPADWKPGALGARDYLNTLKEEQDLDWTFLSPAIEMHPGTSGEKKGNYRVGTETPVLDENGRSVISVEDLAGAVVDELENPKHIRQRFTVAY comes from the coding sequence ATGAGAGTAGCATTGATAGGAGCGTCAGGCTTCGTAGGAACAGCCATATTGAAAGAGTTGGTGCAAAGAGGCCACCAGGTTACGGCAATTGTTCGTAATCCAGAGAAAGTAGTAGAGGCGGAGCACGTAACTGCTCTAAAGGCAGATGCTTTAAATGCCGATGAGGTGGCCGAAGCAGTAAAAGGAAATGAGGCTGTTGTCAGCGCTTACAATGCCGGCTGGAGTAACCCTGACCTGTACAATGATTTTATGAAAGGCTCGCAGGCCATCCAGCGTGGCGTTAAAAAAGCCGGGCTGAAGAGATTGCTTGTAGTGGGCGGGGCCGGTAGCCTCTTTATTTCGGAAGGGGTACAACTGGTGGACACGCCCCAGTTCCCGGCAGACTGGAAGCCCGGAGCGCTGGGGGCAAGAGATTACCTCAATACCTTGAAAGAGGAGCAGGACTTGGACTGGACCTTTTTGAGCCCGGCCATAGAGATGCATCCGGGCACATCGGGCGAGAAGAAAGGAAATTACAGAGTAGGAACGGAGACTCCTGTGTTGGATGAGAATGGCCGGAGTGTGATCTCCGTAGAGGACCTGGCTGGGGCAGTGGTGGATGAGCTGGAAAACCCGAAGCACATTCGGCAGCGGTTTACCGTCGCTTATTAA
- a CDS encoding VOC family protein, with the protein METAYKIPAAARIGHVHLKVADLKRSLAFYCDLLGFEFMMHYGEEAAFISAGGYHHHIGLNTWHSKDAPPASREGVGLYHTAILYPTRKDLALIYKRLREANYTHIGASDHGVSEALYLRDPDNNGVELYWDKPRELWPRLSDGSLTMYTKPLDLSDLLKEAEK; encoded by the coding sequence ATGGAAACAGCTTATAAAATACCTGCAGCAGCAAGGATTGGCCATGTTCACCTGAAAGTGGCTGATCTAAAGCGTTCCCTTGCCTTTTACTGTGATCTACTGGGCTTCGAGTTCATGATGCATTACGGGGAGGAGGCTGCCTTTATTTCGGCAGGGGGGTACCATCATCACATCGGGCTAAACACCTGGCACAGCAAAGACGCCCCACCTGCTTCGCGGGAGGGGGTAGGGCTCTACCATACAGCCATTCTGTACCCTACCCGGAAAGATCTTGCCTTGATCTACAAAAGGCTGCGCGAAGCTAACTATACGCATATTGGCGCCTCCGACCATGGTGTATCCGAGGCTTTATACTTAAGGGACCCCGACAACAACGGGGTAGAGCTTTACTGGGACAAGCCACGGGAACTATGGCCAAGGCTCTCAGACGGTTCGCTGACGATGTACACCAAGCCTTTGGACCTGTCTGACCTGCTGAAGGAAGCAGAAAAGTAA
- a CDS encoding T9SS type A sorting domain-containing protein, producing the protein MSGAADSDTVTVTGPEYSTGSAGPDKKLTCKNSTVTLEGSGSQPVVWLASDGGNIVSGARTLTPVVDAPGTYTMVLTEITSGCKFEDVVVVTRDESKPAVTAIGGKLDCTTSSVQLTGASSADDATYNWTGPNDYTSTEQNPTVTVAGDYILTVTDPQSGCSASTMVAVTPSSSELIAKEYLIDFNREQSGLISSIETNAGPVSITGRKRKPGGTETYAPENHAAIFNSQAPTGDDADLYTTDWGRVLIINTDQSDVPDDNQWGGELILDFSAIGAVTLESMGLLDLDHYEDMSWVYMYDKTGNELHKIHLKTMGNNSKQTVDLGNTRGVTKLKVVLDGRDGSGYFAGSGAIDDIKFRVEKEVASPCEHAPQQEALQALAYPTTFSDRATVQFTLQDAGVYAVNLYDTQGNLVRELQKGTAVANEQIIIEVAAGSLKEGMYLARIVSPVGNKTLKLILER; encoded by the coding sequence ATGAGCGGAGCAGCCGACTCCGACACAGTCACAGTAACAGGTCCTGAATATTCAACTGGCAGCGCAGGTCCCGACAAAAAGCTGACCTGCAAGAACAGTACCGTCACCTTGGAGGGTTCGGGTAGCCAACCGGTAGTATGGCTTGCCAGTGATGGGGGTAACATTGTATCCGGCGCACGAACGCTTACACCTGTTGTGGATGCCCCGGGAACCTATACGATGGTACTTACGGAAATAACAAGCGGATGCAAGTTTGAAGATGTTGTTGTGGTAACGCGGGATGAAAGCAAGCCTGCGGTGACAGCTATTGGCGGCAAGCTGGATTGTACCACTTCTTCTGTACAACTCACAGGGGCATCTTCCGCGGATGATGCCACCTACAACTGGACCGGCCCGAACGACTATACTTCCACCGAACAGAACCCTACCGTTACGGTAGCCGGTGATTATATTCTGACAGTGACCGACCCGCAGAGCGGCTGCAGCGCTTCCACGATGGTTGCCGTGACGCCATCTTCCTCGGAACTCATTGCCAAGGAGTACCTCATCGACTTCAACCGTGAGCAGAGCGGCCTGATCTCAAGTATAGAGACTAACGCGGGACCGGTAAGCATAACGGGCAGAAAGCGTAAGCCGGGAGGCACAGAGACCTATGCACCAGAGAATCATGCCGCCATCTTCAACTCTCAGGCGCCTACCGGTGATGACGCTGACCTCTACACCACTGACTGGGGGCGCGTGCTGATCATCAACACGGATCAGTCGGATGTGCCGGACGACAATCAGTGGGGCGGGGAGTTGATCCTTGACTTCTCTGCCATTGGCGCGGTTACTTTGGAGTCCATGGGCTTGCTCGACCTGGACCACTACGAGGACATGTCGTGGGTGTACATGTATGATAAGACCGGAAACGAGCTGCACAAGATACACCTGAAGACAATGGGCAACAACAGCAAACAAACAGTTGACTTGGGCAACACGAGAGGCGTAACGAAGCTGAAAGTAGTACTAGACGGCAGGGACGGCTCAGGCTACTTCGCCGGCTCAGGTGCTATAGATGACATCAAGTTCCGTGTGGAGAAAGAAGTAGCAAGCCCATGTGAGCACGCACCGCAGCAAGAGGCGCTGCAGGCGCTGGCCTACCCTACCACCTTCAGCGACAGGGCAACCGTGCAATTCACGCTGCAGGATGCCGGGGTCTATGCCGTGAACCTGTACGACACCCAGGGCAACCTTGTAAGGGAGCTGCAAAAAGGCACAGCTGTGGCGAATGAGCAAATCATAATAGAGGTTGCAGCAGGCAGCCTGAAGGAGGGCATGTACCTGGCCCGTATCGTAAGTCCTGTTGGCAACAAAACCCTTAAGTTGATACTGGAGCGTTAG
- a CDS encoding DoxX family protein, which yields MKKLLSVYQSANSIDVALLIARVGIAALMLVHGLPKLEQLFSAGPVQFPAVFGLSATTALALAVFAEVICSLLLLAGLATRLAAIPLIITMLVAAFVVHGADPFAQKELALLYLLPYVVLLLTGSGKYSLDYLLLQKVFKPAYSREYSVK from the coding sequence ATGAAAAAGCTACTTAGCGTGTACCAGAGCGCAAACAGCATTGACGTAGCGCTACTGATAGCCCGGGTAGGCATTGCCGCCCTGATGCTAGTACATGGCTTGCCGAAGCTGGAGCAGCTCTTCTCTGCCGGTCCGGTTCAGTTTCCTGCCGTCTTTGGCCTGAGCGCCACAACGGCACTAGCCCTGGCCGTTTTTGCCGAAGTGATCTGCTCATTGCTTCTGCTGGCGGGGCTGGCCACGCGGCTAGCAGCCATCCCTTTGATCATCACCATGCTGGTGGCAGCTTTCGTTGTACATGGAGCAGACCCGTTTGCCCAGAAAGAGCTGGCCCTCCTGTACCTGTTACCTTATGTGGTGCTGTTGCTCACGGGAAGCGGAAAATACTCCCTGGACTATTTGTTGCTGCAAAAGGTATTTAAACCGGCGTATAGCAGAGAGTACTCGGTAAAGTAA
- a CDS encoding NADPH-dependent F420 reductase, whose translation MKTTQTIAIIGATGNMGSALAKSLSKGNYRLLLCANDLDKARAVAEDIRKNNPAAAAEATDCSVEASWEADMIIVAVPYAAEKEVARRIREVANQKIVISIANPLNDTYNGLVTAPDTSAAEELQQLLPNSRVIKAFNTTFAADFATPVIDGKQVDAFIAGNDADALQVVSELVSTAGFHPIEAGELTVSRTLERMQLLLIQLNSKYNYNWRAGWKILHQ comes from the coding sequence ATGAAGACGACGCAAACCATAGCCATCATCGGCGCCACCGGAAACATGGGCTCCGCTTTAGCTAAAAGCCTCTCTAAGGGCAACTATAGGTTGCTCCTGTGTGCCAATGATCTGGACAAGGCAAGGGCAGTGGCGGAAGACATCAGAAAAAACAACCCTGCTGCTGCGGCAGAAGCGACGGATTGCTCTGTGGAGGCATCCTGGGAGGCGGACATGATTATCGTGGCTGTTCCCTATGCGGCAGAGAAAGAAGTGGCTCGGAGGATCAGGGAGGTCGCCAACCAGAAAATCGTCATCAGCATCGCCAACCCGCTAAACGACACCTATAACGGACTGGTAACAGCACCCGATACCAGCGCAGCAGAAGAGCTGCAACAGCTGCTTCCCAACTCCAGGGTTATAAAGGCATTCAATACCACCTTCGCTGCTGATTTCGCTACACCGGTGATCGATGGCAAACAGGTAGACGCCTTTATAGCAGGCAATGATGCGGATGCCTTGCAAGTCGTTTCCGAGTTGGTAAGCACGGCCGGTTTCCATCCTATCGAAGCCGGAGAGCTGACTGTGAGCAGAACGCTGGAGCGTATGCAGCTCCTGCTCATCCAGCTGAATTCAAAGTATAACTACAACTGGCGGGCGGGCTGGAAAATCCTACATCAGTAA
- a CDS encoding M14 family metallopeptidase, which yields MSLLQAQAQTKPVTRIAQQAFEQHANYQEPALQHRRFKHQDIVPLLEQLRQNQLFEVQVAGQSVEQRAIYLVKAGTGKTKVMLWSQMHGDEPTATMALFDLFNFLQQSDELNPLRRQILEQVTLYIVPMLNPDGAEKYKRHNALEIDLNRDALRLQSPEARLLKSLRDSLNPEFGFNLHDQSRYYTAGNSPKPATISFLAPAFDHSQTVNHVRDRAMRTIVGMNEALQQLVPGHVAKYSDEFEPRAFGDNIQKWGTSVILIESGGYPNDPEKQHIRRLNFASILSALHLISGNDYTKYELEDYYKIPENERNLYDLVLRNVRYTRSGHDVLLDVGIFREEVDAPVGKGFYHSSAVDQIGDLSVFHGYEEVDASGLTLVPGKIYGKPFKTIDDLKPRRAKSLLEKGYTTVQVEQLPANRESINPLELPLNIVGTTAEEVNHELSLNSGANFTLYDAKGKLRYAVLNGFVYDMRGDRPELFHGLVL from the coding sequence ATGAGTCTTTTACAAGCGCAGGCCCAGACCAAGCCTGTAACCAGGATAGCGCAGCAGGCTTTTGAGCAACACGCCAACTACCAGGAGCCGGCGTTGCAGCACCGCCGCTTCAAGCACCAGGACATCGTGCCGCTGCTGGAGCAGCTTCGCCAAAACCAGCTATTTGAGGTGCAGGTGGCGGGGCAGTCGGTAGAGCAACGGGCTATTTACCTGGTGAAGGCGGGTACCGGCAAAACCAAGGTGATGCTCTGGTCACAGATGCACGGCGATGAGCCTACCGCCACCATGGCCTTGTTCGATCTGTTCAACTTTCTGCAGCAAAGCGACGAACTGAACCCGCTTCGGCGGCAGATACTGGAGCAGGTTACGCTTTACATTGTGCCGATGCTGAACCCCGACGGGGCGGAAAAGTATAAACGCCACAATGCCCTGGAAATTGACCTGAACCGCGACGCACTACGGCTGCAGAGCCCGGAGGCCCGCCTGCTCAAGAGCCTGCGCGACAGCCTAAACCCGGAGTTCGGCTTTAACCTGCACGACCAGAGCCGCTACTACACGGCAGGCAACAGCCCGAAACCCGCCACCATCTCTTTTCTGGCCCCGGCCTTCGACCACAGCCAGACGGTGAACCATGTGCGCGACCGCGCCATGCGCACCATCGTGGGCATGAACGAGGCGCTGCAGCAGCTGGTGCCGGGCCACGTAGCCAAGTACTCTGATGAGTTTGAGCCGCGCGCCTTCGGCGACAACATTCAGAAGTGGGGCACCAGCGTGATCTTGATTGAATCGGGCGGGTACCCCAACGACCCGGAGAAGCAGCATATCCGCCGGCTGAATTTCGCCTCCATCCTCTCAGCCCTGCACCTGATCTCGGGTAACGATTATACTAAGTATGAATTAGAAGATTATTACAAGATTCCGGAGAACGAGCGCAACCTCTACGACCTGGTGCTGCGCAACGTGCGCTATACCAGGAGCGGCCATGACGTGCTGCTGGATGTGGGCATTTTCCGGGAGGAGGTGGACGCGCCTGTAGGTAAAGGCTTTTACCACAGCAGTGCCGTAGACCAGATCGGCGACCTGAGTGTTTTCCATGGCTATGAGGAGGTGGATGCGAGTGGTCTTACTCTGGTGCCTGGCAAAATATACGGGAAGCCCTTTAAAACGATAGATGACCTGAAACCCCGCCGCGCCAAAAGCCTGCTCGAGAAGGGCTACACCACCGTGCAGGTAGAACAGCTGCCCGCCAACAGGGAAAGTATAAACCCGCTGGAGCTTCCGCTCAACATCGTAGGTACCACAGCCGAGGAGGTGAACCATGAACTGAGTCTGAACAGCGGCGCCAACTTTACGCTCTACGATGCCAAAGGCAAGCTGCGCTACGCTGTTTTGAATGGATTTGTGTACGACATGCGTGGCGATAGGCCGGAGCTGTTCCATGGGTTGGTGCTATAA
- a CDS encoding rod shape-determining protein: protein MSFFNFRTQGIAIDLGTANFLMIFEDKVVVDEPAVIAFNRTTGSTIAVGRKAEQMEGKEHENIRIIRPLKNGVIADFHAAEHMIKGMLKLANNGKGMFSPSYRMLICVPSGITEVEKRAIRDSAMIAGAKDVYLIHEPVAAAIGIGLDVQDATGHMVVDIGGGTTEIAVIALSGIVCDQSIRVAGDNFNADIIHHVRRQHNIHIGSSMAEKIKLEVGAALPELPDPPQDYAIKGRDLMSGLPKQIMVSYQEVAHYLDKSITKIEEAILKTLEITPPELSSDIHHSGIFLTGGGALLRGLDKRIAARTKLPVHVAEEPLLSVVKGTAIALKKIDEFRFLMR, encoded by the coding sequence ATGAGCTTTTTCAACTTTCGCACACAGGGCATAGCAATCGACCTGGGCACCGCTAACTTTCTGATGATCTTTGAAGACAAGGTAGTGGTGGATGAGCCTGCGGTTATCGCTTTTAACCGCACCACGGGGAGTACCATTGCCGTAGGCAGAAAGGCGGAGCAGATGGAAGGCAAAGAGCACGAGAACATCCGCATCATCCGCCCGCTAAAGAATGGGGTAATCGCAGATTTTCATGCGGCGGAGCACATGATAAAAGGGATGCTCAAGCTGGCTAATAACGGCAAAGGCATGTTCTCACCTTCCTACAGAATGCTCATCTGCGTCCCCTCGGGTATCACGGAGGTAGAAAAGCGCGCCATCCGGGACTCGGCTATGATTGCCGGCGCCAAGGATGTATACCTGATACATGAACCTGTTGCCGCTGCTATCGGGATCGGCCTGGATGTGCAGGACGCAACCGGGCATATGGTTGTCGATATTGGCGGCGGGACAACCGAGATCGCCGTCATCGCGCTGAGCGGCATCGTCTGTGATCAGTCCATCCGGGTGGCCGGCGATAATTTTAATGCGGACATCATCCACCACGTGCGCCGCCAGCATAACATTCACATTGGCTCCTCTATGGCGGAGAAAATAAAGCTGGAAGTAGGCGCTGCGCTGCCTGAGTTGCCGGACCCGCCGCAGGATTATGCTATAAAAGGCCGCGACCTGATGAGCGGGTTGCCCAAGCAGATCATGGTTTCTTACCAGGAGGTGGCGCATTACCTCGATAAGTCTATCACTAAAATTGAGGAGGCCATCCTTAAAACCCTGGAGATCACGCCACCTGAGCTGTCATCAGACATACACCACTCGGGCATTTTCCTGACAGGCGGCGGCGCATTGCTGCGGGGGCTCGACAAACGAATTGCGGCCCGCACGAAACTTCCGGTTCATGTGGCAGAAGAGCCGCTGCTTTCCGTTGTGAAGGGAACCGCCATCGCCCTGAAGAAAATAGATGAATTCAGGTTCCTGATGCGATAG
- a CDS encoding winged helix-turn-helix transcriptional regulator, with amino-acid sequence MANKMGYLSCLDTVKPVRDAIDVINGKWKLPIIISVMTGNERFTDIQESIPGITPKVLAKELKDLEQHQLIKRVVVEDYPVKILYKPEPYAATLIPIIDALKVWGLNHRKKIFEKE; translated from the coding sequence ATGGCTAATAAAATGGGATACCTGTCGTGCCTAGACACGGTAAAGCCGGTGCGGGATGCGATTGATGTAATTAATGGCAAGTGGAAATTGCCTATCATCATCTCTGTGATGACGGGCAATGAACGGTTCACCGATATACAGGAGAGTATACCTGGAATCACACCAAAGGTGCTGGCCAAGGAGCTGAAGGACCTGGAGCAGCATCAACTTATCAAGCGAGTGGTGGTAGAGGATTACCCGGTGAAGATCCTGTATAAACCGGAACCCTATGCGGCTACCTTAATTCCTATCATAGATGCCCTGAAAGTGTGGGGGTTGAACCACCGGAAGAAGATTTTTGAGAAGGAGTAG